The Cottoperca gobio chromosome 15, fCotGob3.1, whole genome shotgun sequence genome segment CGACAAAATGATATAAATCCCTGCCAGTAAAACGCAATTCAATttaacagcaccacaaactacagcctctaAAATGTCCATAAAGTTGAGTCTCTGCtttaacaaaaactgaacattataaccttcattaTGCTGGAATCTATTGCAtgactgttgtattagactgcgTCAATGCTTTCTAGTGGATAAACTATGTAATGGTGAGGTGACACTGTTTCCAGTTGATGTTTAAATGACCTCAAATCTACATTAGCATTTCTGTACTGCTCTTCATGGTAACCAAGTGTCTGCCGTATACACGATACAATATATCTGCAACACAATGTCCTCATGCCACGACTCATTCATTAAATGTTGACATACCTGAATCTTTGAGCCACTCTGTTTAATCTTGTTGTGTCTTTCTATTTGTGTTGCCTTCATTTCAAAACATGAGCCTACAGTTAGCCAAGATAGTTACCGCTGTGTTTTGGCAAAACAACGTACCACCCACGCCTGTGGAAACATTCAAATGGATTAGTATTTTAAAGAATTTCACATATTCTTCTTGAAGCAGGGCCCTTGATGGATCCAACGCTAAGTTTTTGAACTTCTCTCTGCcgtgtttgtttacatgctaCAACAAGGCAGGTAAACAAACTGTGTCCTCGGCTGGGTTCACCAGAGCAGTCACGCCTGTGTGCTGTCTCGTCTCTCCGCCACTGTTGCGTAATAATGTGTGTCAGTGGAGTTGCTACACGGCACATGTATAGTTTTGTGCTCTGATTCATCTTAGTTCAGTGTATTGACGTCTGTGTTTATGGCCCATGGGTGGGGTTGATGGTTGCTTACTGTGTGGTGGtgctgggggtgggggggtggggggcacAGGGTTCGGCTAATGTCCTCTCTTTGCCCTCATCCCTCCCCTGTCAGCCCATCCCTCCTGGGAATAGATGAAAGAATAGCAGCGACCGTCACAAACAAAGGCTGCACTTGTAGTGCTGATGATTGCTCGCTTTCTCTGTTCTTCTGCATCTATATGCTGCGTTTGTAACCAGctgttgtgttctgttgtgAAGGGTTCATATCTGTGTTATTGAGACTCTTAACGTTATTTTCCTTTCCATACAATAGCACTCCCAGTAAATGCCTTTTTTGAAGACATATTCTTGACACTGtttctgtaaaataaagaaatgattgtCATTATTTGCCATTGTACTTACGCcattgttcattgttttataaACACTAAGTGTACTGATGCTTGTCTTTTCCTCTCAGATGGGCTCTGTGGTATTTCAAAAACGACAAGAGCAAAAGCTGGACAGAGAACTTGCGTCTCATTTCAAAGTTTGACACAGTGGAAGACTTTTGGGCGTAAGTTTCCTCGACTAATCCCGTATTGTAATTATGATTGTATCAACTTTTTATAGGGGAATAAGTGGAGTGTTTCAGAAGAATGCCCAAACACTTCTTATGCAGATTTACATAAATGATCCTGTCATTAAATTATTTATGGCACTGCTGGAGGCAGCTTGAGTGTGCAACAACTCTTTGTTACAGTTTCCTCTGTTGTCTGAATCTCATTGTATTTGCATCTGTAGTATTTTGTCTGGTTAAGAGTTTCTTAAATATATACTTCAACACTATTCTCTTGTTTTTACAGATTATACAACCACATACAACAACCTAGCAAACTTGGCTTTGGCTGcgattattgtttatttaaggtatggtttataaataaaaacattttgtgaagaAGATAcacttgttttccttttcaacaATTGGGATGTTTGCAGCTTGTAAAATGATACTCCTTTGAGTAACAGAGTTAAACTTCTAGCTGCAAATTCACAAGCCATTAATAAGTATGTAATGGcttttttactttgtgtgtcAGGATGGGATCAAGCCGATGTGGGAGGACGATAGGAACAAGCTCGGGGGTCGATGGCTGATGACTCTCAACAAgcaacagagacacaatgatCTCGACCGCTACTGGATGGAGACGGTAAGACAACTGTATTCATGGAGCCGCTCATAGATGAACTTATATCTTCTTCACGGCTGAGATTCATGATGAAAACAACTTATTAACAATTCATATAATTTGTCACGTCTTGTGCATTTTGCAGCTCTTGTGTTTAGTCGGTGAGTCATTTGATGAGGCAAGTGAAGATGTGTGTGGCGCTGTGGTCAACGTCAGACCCAAAGGGGACAAAATAGCAATCTGGACGAGCAACTGCCAAAACAGGGACGCCATCATAACGATAGGGTAAGTTGGAAAGTCACCACGTCGATCTCAAATAATGCAAGTGATGGAAAGTACTGTAGCCGACCACTAGATGGAGACACTAAGTTGGCATTAGTCTTTACACAGCTTCTTGTTTTTCCACAGGCAAAATTATAAAGAACGTCTGAGCATCCCAACCAAAGCCATAATCGGCTACCAGTCACATGACGACACATCCAGCAAGAGCGGATCCACCACCAAGAACATGTACTCTGTTTGAAAAACTCCTTCACCCCAACTTCAACTTGCTGTAGATTTAAACAATTACCAAACCGCATCATCACAATAATACTTTTTGAGTTGTCAACTACTGTAgtgtcttttcctttttattgaaaAGAGAATTGTTCATAGTGTGTACAGTTGGGTGAGGGTTATTAATAGGGAGGAGGCCAGAAAGAAGTATTTGGCTCAAATTGTCAAACGTAACCTAGAGAACACAAATGATTTCCTTTTTAGAGTTGAAGAGTTCTGTGATTAATACCAGTGACCTCCCCTAGCTTAGCtaagaaaaagctttttttcagTACTTAATGGCTTGGGagttgcaacaaaaaaaaaaatcttaactATACAgccttgtgtttttctcatgcTGAGTTCTAACCCTCCTGACAAATGCTGTTTCTCACCTCAAAGGTAAAGATCATAGGCAACTTATCCCTTCACAGAACAAATTTTAAGGGCAATTTTAACTTGATTTATCCAGAAATGTTAAGCACGAGTTGGGCTTTCAGGCACACCAGCTTGAAGAATCTACAGTATCTTAAAGGTCAGTAAAAGCTGAGGCCTCACTCCAAATAATAGAGGTTGGATTTATGGCCGATTATTGTTTCAGCCATGCTGGAATTGTG includes the following:
- the eif4e1c gene encoding eukaryotic translation initiation factor 4E family member 1c, with protein sequence MATSEPKAPETEEPQPTESEVVENPEQYIKHPLQNRWALWYFKNDKSKSWTENLRLISKFDTVEDFWALYNHIQQPSKLGFGCDYCLFKDGIKPMWEDDRNKLGGRWLMTLNKQQRHNDLDRYWMETLLCLVGESFDEASEDVCGAVVNVRPKGDKIAIWTSNCQNRDAIITIGQNYKERLSIPTKAIIGYQSHDDTSSKSGSTTKNMYSV